The genomic interval GCGTATGGGCTTTGGAATATCTATTTGGCGTTATCAATCGTATGCCCAAAGAGCCGAAGGCCCGCAGTCTCCATCTTTAACCGTCTGCTACTTGGCTGCCTCCCACGAGTAGTTTGGCGGCATCAGGATATTTACTATATCTTCTTCCGAATACATATTCTGATTCTAATAGTAAGTGATATAGAAAAGAGAACTGAGAAAATGAATGGGATCGAAAGAATTGAGGAAATAAATAGGGAAGCGAAATTTGAAGGCGAACGATTCTGAGAAGATGGAATAGAACGGACTTGAATAAAAACAAGAATAGAAGAATAGAAGAGTAGAAGAATAGAAGAATAAAAGAATAAAAATGGAAGAGGAACGACTTTATCCATACCAACGCTGTGAATGCGGCGACAGTATTGCTAAGCGTAAGGATATTGTTGGCACGATATCGCGGCATTGTCTCTGAATATTACAGGCAGACCATGACGAAGACGGGGTTCAGTGGAGACTGCGGGCCTTCGGCTCTTCGGGTGAACGATTGACGAAGTATTATAGCTATCCCCAAGCTAACACGATTGATAAAGCTAAATAGCAAGCCAATGCCCGGAGAGGCGCCGACCGCAGTCCCATCTGACCCCGGCGCGGAATGTCTGCCCCTGGCGATGAAGCGTCGGTCCCGATTAGTAAGAAACTGGTTAGAAGCTCTGCCCCTGGCAATGAAGCGAAAGACGCCGATCTGGAGCAGACAAAAGGAGAAAGCAGGCCAAGGCACTAAAAGATATATGAATTCGCAACAGAAAGCCAGGAACTTATCACTTCACAAATAATTTCAAAAAAAATTTGCATGTTTTCAAAAAACACCGGATATTTGTTCCGCAAGATATTAAAACATGATAACAAATATTACAAACAAGCATTGGTGGTGGCACAATATCAGTTCCTGATACGGTGTTACAGTGCCATGTTTCGTAATGAAATATAATTGGAAGGCTCGCTGTTACACAGCGGGCCTTCTTCGTTTTAGATAGTCACCCAATTTAACTCAATCACAAACCAATGGGTAGTATTCAAGTAAAATCAAAATCAAAGAAAATGCTGGCAGACGTATTCACGCCTGTTGGTATCTATTTGCGGCTCCGCGACAAGTTTCCTGGTACCGTACTGCTGGAAAGTACAGACTATCGCGCCAGTGAAAACAGTTTCTCCTTCATCTGCATCCAGCCTATAGCAGGAATAGAAGTGACCAGCACCACGGATTTTGAATTTAAATATCCTAATCTCCCGCCAGAAAGAAAACAGCTGAAAAATAAACAAAGCGTGCTGAATGAACTGCAGAAGTTCCTCGGTAACTTCACTTTCACCGATAAGCCCGTACTGCCCGTGGTGCAGAGCCTATTCGGATACAGCACATTTGATTCAGTACAGTTCTTCGAAACTATAGAATTCAACAAGGATAAGCAGAACGGTAATACCATTCCATTGATGCGCTACCGTTTTTATCAATATATCATCGCCATCAATCACTTTAAAGATGAGCTTTATCTCTGTGAAAATGTGGTGGAAGGCCTTGACAGCGAGTTCGATCTCATAGAGTCACTGATAAGACAAAAAGACGTACCGACATATAGTTTCAAGGCAGAAGGGGAGGAAAAGAGTAACCTGACGAATGAACAATATATGGAGATCGTCGAAAAAGGCAAACAACACTGCTTCCGCGGAGACGTTTTCCAGGTAGTACTCTCCAGAGCCTTCCAGCAAAAGTTCAAAGGTGACGAATTCAATGTGTACCGCGCGCTCCGCTCTATTAACCCTTCCCCTTATCTCTTCTTCTTCGATTACGGCGATTACAAATTAATGGGCTCCTCACCGGAGGCACAGCTCATCATTAAAGATAATAAAGCCACCATTCATCCTATTGCCGGTACTTTCAAGCGTACAGGCGACGATGAACAGGACAGGCAGCTGGCGGCAAAACTGCTGGAAGATCCAAAGGAGAATGCAGAACATGTTATGCTGGTAGACCTTGCCAGGAACGACCTGAGCAGACTGGCAACAGATGTGGAGGTAGAGTCTTACAGGAAGATACAGTACTACTCGCATGTTATTCACCTGGTGAGTGAAGTGACCGGAAAGATACAACCAGGCCTGAACCCATTCTCATTGCTGGCGGCTACTTTCCCGGCAGGAACATTGTCGGGTGCACCGAAGTACAGGGCAATGGAGATTATCGATGAGAATGAACCTACTGCCCGTGGTTTTTACGGAGGTTGTATCGGATCAGTTGGATTCAACGGCGATTTTAATCACGCCATCATGATACGTTCTGTGTTGAGCAAAGCCAATACATTGTACTATCAGGCAGGAGCCGGTGTAGTAGCGAAATCTGTCGCATCGTCCGAACTGGAAGAAGTGAACAATAAACTGAATGCATTAAAACAGGCCATTATCATGGCTCAAACTATCTGACATGAATATTCTGGTGTTCGATAATTACGATTCATTTACCTATAACCTGGTGCACCTGGTGGAGAAGATCATCAATGGTAAAGTGACGGTGGTGCGCAATGATGAAATACCATTGGAGAAAGTAAAGGATTATGATAAGATCATCCTGTCTCCCGGACCAGGTATTCCCGAAGAAGCAGGACTGCTGCTGCCGCTGATCAAAGAATATGCACCGAGTAAATCCATCTTCGGCGTATGCCTGG from Chitinophaga filiformis carries:
- a CDS encoding anthranilate synthase component I family protein, which translates into the protein MGSIQVKSKSKKMLADVFTPVGIYLRLRDKFPGTVLLESTDYRASENSFSFICIQPIAGIEVTSTTDFEFKYPNLPPERKQLKNKQSVLNELQKFLGNFTFTDKPVLPVVQSLFGYSTFDSVQFFETIEFNKDKQNGNTIPLMRYRFYQYIIAINHFKDELYLCENVVEGLDSEFDLIESLIRQKDVPTYSFKAEGEEKSNLTNEQYMEIVEKGKQHCFRGDVFQVVLSRAFQQKFKGDEFNVYRALRSINPSPYLFFFDYGDYKLMGSSPEAQLIIKDNKATIHPIAGTFKRTGDDEQDRQLAAKLLEDPKENAEHVMLVDLARNDLSRLATDVEVESYRKIQYYSHVIHLVSEVTGKIQPGLNPFSLLAATFPAGTLSGAPKYRAMEIIDENEPTARGFYGGCIGSVGFNGDFNHAIMIRSVLSKANTLYYQAGAGVVAKSVASSELEEVNNKLNALKQAIIMAQTI